In one window of Deltaproteobacteria bacterium HGW-Deltaproteobacteria-6 DNA:
- a CDS encoding transcription elongation factor GreAB, with product MADRTIHITKFDMDRLLELIEGVRLTPKYSKVNLDLLEQELYSGILVDPINVPKDVITMNSTVSVTDTESGEKMTYTLVFPSAANISDNKLSILAPLGMALIGYRKGDTIEWPVPSGIRKLKVTEIIYQPEAAGDYSL from the coding sequence ATGGCAGATCGCACTATACACATCACAAAATTTGATATGGATCGGTTGTTGGAACTGATAGAAGGGGTGCGATTAACGCCCAAGTATAGCAAGGTTAATCTCGATCTGTTGGAACAGGAATTATACAGTGGCATATTGGTTGACCCTATAAATGTGCCGAAAGACGTGATAACCATGAATTCCACAGTCAGTGTTACGGACACCGAATCTGGAGAGAAGATGACCTATACCCTGGTGTTCCCATCCGCAGCCAATATTTCGGATAATAAACTTTCCATATTGGCTCCTCTGGGAATGGCTCTTATAGGATACCGCAAAGGCGATACTATCGAATGGCCTGTTCCATCTGGCATAAGGAAACTCAAGGTTACTGAAATCATCTATCAGCCGGAAGCGGCAGGAGATTACAGCTTATGA
- a CDS encoding sodium:proton exchanger: MNEIGVLVTLAGGFAVALVFGYLANRLKLSPIIGYLLAGIVIGPFTPGFVADRASAEHFAEIGVILLLFGIGLRFNLRELVAVWRLALPGALIQSTISTGVLAVILHLMGWDWISGIILGMAISVASTVVMALVLAEWHDLHAKIGHIAIGWTVVEDILTVAMLLLLPIIFTPDRATQSVGVVLGLAGLKVAGLLVVVVLLGKWVIPWTLERIAKTRSRELFTLAVLVLAIGIAVGAAKIFGVSMALGAFLAGLAVGRSEFAARAANDALPMRDAFAVLFFVSIGMLFDPRSLVEVPLVIAAVMFVVIIIKPLAAMLTVRALGQPLSTAIPVGAAFSQVGEFSFILGTVALSLGLINDAGWNALVAASILSIGLNPYIYRFARKLSSGKIAKTLPVISGQRPAMNPNHCILIGYGPVGKIVHHLLKERDVEITVIDLNLDTVRSLNEMGTPALYGDVLRPGTLDEAGIATAGSLILSADIEDAAEIIRHARHLNPDLHVIARCAHLRDAQALSNAGANVVAAGEAEVGVALAEVVTAADERACSVAAEHRESIRRSLYEAPKVP; the protein is encoded by the coding sequence ATGAATGAAATCGGTGTACTTGTGACTTTGGCAGGAGGCTTCGCAGTAGCCCTGGTTTTCGGCTATCTCGCGAATCGATTAAAGCTGTCCCCCATTATCGGCTATCTGCTGGCCGGAATTGTGATCGGGCCTTTCACGCCGGGGTTTGTCGCCGACCGAGCGAGCGCGGAACATTTTGCGGAGATTGGCGTCATTCTTCTGCTTTTCGGTATCGGATTGCGCTTTAACCTGCGCGAACTGGTCGCCGTGTGGCGGCTGGCGTTGCCGGGCGCTCTGATCCAGAGCACAATATCCACGGGTGTGCTGGCGGTCATTTTACATTTGATGGGCTGGGATTGGATATCCGGCATCATTTTAGGAATGGCCATCTCAGTTGCCAGTACGGTGGTGATGGCGCTTGTCCTGGCCGAGTGGCATGATCTCCACGCCAAAATCGGTCATATCGCCATCGGCTGGACGGTTGTCGAAGATATTCTCACGGTCGCCATGCTGCTTCTTCTGCCGATCATTTTTACACCGGACAGAGCAACACAAAGCGTCGGAGTTGTGCTGGGACTGGCCGGGCTCAAGGTCGCGGGGCTTCTGGTGGTCGTGGTTCTGCTGGGCAAGTGGGTAATCCCATGGACGCTGGAACGCATAGCTAAAACCCGCTCACGGGAGCTTTTTACGCTTGCGGTGCTGGTCCTCGCCATCGGAATCGCCGTTGGCGCCGCTAAAATATTTGGGGTTTCTATGGCTCTTGGTGCATTTCTCGCCGGTCTGGCGGTCGGCCGTTCTGAATTTGCCGCCCGCGCGGCCAATGACGCGCTGCCGATGCGCGACGCCTTTGCCGTGCTCTTTTTTGTTTCGATCGGGATGCTGTTTGATCCCCGGAGCCTTGTTGAGGTTCCCCTGGTGATTGCGGCCGTCATGTTTGTGGTTATTATCATCAAACCGTTGGCCGCCATGTTGACGGTGCGGGCGCTCGGCCAGCCTCTGTCAACGGCCATTCCGGTCGGAGCTGCTTTTTCACAGGTCGGCGAGTTCAGCTTTATTCTGGGCACCGTTGCTCTCAGCCTTGGGCTCATCAATGATGCCGGATGGAACGCCCTGGTGGCCGCGTCCATTCTGTCTATCGGTCTGAACCCTTATATTTATCGCTTTGCACGCAAGTTGTCGTCCGGAAAGATTGCCAAAACGCTTCCCGTTATTTCAGGTCAGCGTCCGGCAATGAATCCCAACCACTGCATTCTGATCGGCTACGGCCCGGTAGGTAAGATTGTACACCACCTGCTCAAGGAGCGCGATGTGGAAATCACCGTGATCGATCTCAACCTCGATACGGTACGCAGCCTGAACGAAATGGGAACCCCTGCGCTGTACGGCGATGTTTTGAGGCCCGGGACTCTTGACGAAGCCGGTATAGCGACGGCCGGCAGCCTGATCCTGAGTGCGGATATTGAAGATGCCGCCGAGATCATCAGGCATGCACGCCACCTCAATCCGGATTTGCACGTCATCGCCCGTTGCGCGCATCTGCGTGATGCCCAGGCGCTGAGCAACGCGGGGGCCAATGTTGTTGCCGCCGGTGAGGCGGAAGTTGGCGTTGCCCTGGCCGAAGTGGTGACTGCCGCTGACGAAAGAGCGTGCAGTGTTGCCGCCGAGCATCGTGAATCCATTAGACGCAGTTTGTATGAAGCGCCAAAAGTGCCGTAA
- a CDS encoding 2-hydroxyglutaryl-CoA dehydratase — protein sequence MNDTKKYYAGLDMGSVSIKAALISEKQLIASSLIASGGNYKGGAKKVMDDVLAQAAISFDQLAGLVITGLGAESAPFAARHVSDISCQAKGCHCLFPSAKTIIDIGGQFTKAAKITPQGRIADFLMSEKCATGSGRFLQVIARILHVSLDDIGPLSLESENPVEFSTNCAVFAESETISRIAEGAKAADILAGVHRAMASKVSMLVKRLKLEPDVVLTGGGGEDQGLVQAIGDALKIKILVPGHPRLTAAFGAACLAREERISSVSGGGDERSGR from the coding sequence ATGAACGACACAAAAAAATACTACGCCGGGCTGGACATGGGTTCCGTGTCCATTAAAGCCGCTTTGATCAGTGAAAAGCAATTGATCGCTTCGAGCCTGATCGCTTCCGGCGGTAATTACAAAGGCGGCGCGAAAAAAGTCATGGATGACGTATTGGCGCAAGCCGCGATTTCATTTGATCAGCTCGCCGGCCTCGTGATCACGGGCCTCGGCGCGGAAAGCGCGCCTTTTGCCGCACGGCATGTTTCCGATATTTCCTGTCAGGCCAAAGGCTGCCACTGTCTTTTCCCTTCGGCGAAAACGATTATCGACATCGGCGGACAGTTCACCAAGGCGGCAAAAATAACACCCCAGGGCCGGATCGCCGATTTTCTGATGAGTGAAAAATGCGCCACCGGTTCGGGGAGGTTTTTACAGGTCATCGCCCGCATTCTGCATGTCAGTCTCGACGACATCGGACCCCTTTCTCTCGAATCGGAAAACCCGGTGGAATTTTCCACCAACTGCGCTGTTTTTGCCGAATCGGAAACGATTTCCCGCATTGCCGAAGGCGCGAAAGCCGCAGATATTCTGGCGGGCGTCCACCGCGCGATGGCGTCCAAAGTCAGCATGCTGGTCAAGAGACTGAAACTGGAACCGGATGTGGTTCTCACGGGCGGCGGCGGAGAAGACCAGGGCCTCGTCCAGGCGATCGGCGACGCGCTGAAAATAAAAATACTGGTGCCCGGGCATCCCAGACTCACCGCCGCTTTTGGCGCCGCGTGTCTGGCCCGGGAAGAACGCATATCATCTGTTTCAGGAGGTGGAGATGAACGCTCAGGAAGATAA
- a CDS encoding 2-hydroxyglutaryl-CoA dehydratase: MPFAGIDIGSTMTKVVVVDENEKMLASHIGPTGVEHRHLALKVTEETINRAGLSFDALDFVVATGYGRINVPFADKQITEITCHARGIHSLFPSARIIIDIGGQDSKGIKLDSEGKVANFVMNDKCAAGTGRFLEVIAETLGINLVDMGDIALKANGFVQISNMCTVFAEHEVTSRLSEGAGVAEIVAGLHEAIAGRVVNMTRHLGIEKDVVVTGGGAKNKGLIKAITAKVGFPVLTPPEPFITGALGAALVGKDFFDRGVRPARERKKEDVKFFT; encoded by the coding sequence ATGCCGTTTGCCGGAATTGATATCGGTTCCACGATGACCAAGGTGGTTGTGGTGGACGAAAACGAAAAAATGCTCGCCTCGCACATCGGACCGACCGGCGTGGAGCATCGCCATCTGGCGCTGAAAGTCACCGAGGAAACCATCAACCGCGCGGGGCTCTCTTTTGACGCCCTTGATTTTGTCGTCGCCACCGGCTACGGACGCATCAACGTTCCTTTTGCCGACAAGCAAATCACGGAAATCACCTGCCACGCGCGCGGCATCCACTCTCTGTTTCCCTCCGCGCGAATCATCATCGACATCGGCGGCCAGGATTCGAAAGGCATCAAACTCGATTCCGAAGGCAAGGTAGCCAACTTTGTCATGAATGACAAATGCGCTGCCGGAACCGGCCGTTTTCTGGAAGTGATTGCCGAAACACTGGGAATCAATCTGGTGGATATGGGCGATATCGCGCTTAAAGCCAACGGCTTCGTCCAGATTTCCAACATGTGCACAGTCTTTGCCGAGCATGAAGTGACCTCGCGTCTGTCGGAAGGCGCGGGGGTGGCGGAAATTGTTGCAGGCCTGCATGAAGCCATCGCGGGGCGCGTGGTGAACATGACCCGCCATCTGGGGATCGAAAAAGATGTGGTCGTCACCGGCGGCGGCGCGAAAAATAAAGGGCTGATCAAAGCCATTACCGCCAAGGTCGGTTTTCCGGTATTGACTCCGCCCGAACCTTTTATCACGGGTGCATTGGGTGCGGCGCTTGTCGGCAAAGATTTCTTTGACCGGGGCGTCCGACCGGCTCGGGAACGAAAAAAAGAAGACGTTAAATTTTTTACATAG
- a CDS encoding NAD(P)/FAD-dependent oxidoreductase, which produces MKIAIIGAGPGGLYAALAAARQNIRVDLFEKRNVGEGIVCGECIFDSLRIMDKPGRGLLRPVEEIVLQGRRPYPFPLSRHRPLWMLDRKTWQQDLARQARKLGVAVYENSKITPERLSRMQTDYDWILDASGAPSVTSRIHQFSNEYFREYLLAYQLVLAGDFSALWPRIKVAFFPNMTADYQPAYYWIFPKDAGHANVGAVCTVQGALSQNRLDLKKLLADAMRAEGLMDAVVLEKGGGIGSSRMLPNLVCDNIMLIGDAAGLTSALHGGGIDMACLSGVLAVAAVSEGRKGVDGYTGKLKDYLSERNALEAVTIRKMRRLSFEKFDRLLRGITAKSKSIRLMTGLSHPDMLYTTLKWFGTKKEIPGWPV; this is translated from the coding sequence ATGAAAATCGCCATTATCGGTGCCGGGCCGGGCGGACTCTATGCGGCGCTTGCGGCGGCAAGGCAAAACATCCGGGTTGACCTTTTTGAAAAAAGAAATGTCGGAGAGGGCATTGTCTGCGGCGAGTGCATTTTCGATTCGCTGCGGATTATGGACAAGCCGGGCCGGGGGCTTTTGCGCCCGGTTGAGGAAATCGTTCTTCAGGGGCGTAGACCTTACCCTTTTCCTCTTTCCAGACACCGTCCCTTGTGGATGCTCGACCGGAAAACCTGGCAGCAGGATCTGGCAAGGCAGGCCCGGAAACTGGGTGTCGCCGTTTATGAAAACTCCAAAATCACGCCGGAGCGCCTGAGTCGGATGCAAACAGACTATGACTGGATCCTCGATGCCAGCGGCGCTCCGTCGGTGACGTCGAGGATCCATCAGTTTTCAAATGAGTATTTCAGAGAGTATCTTCTGGCGTATCAACTGGTGCTGGCAGGTGATTTCAGCGCGCTTTGGCCGCGCATCAAGGTTGCTTTTTTCCCGAATATGACTGCCGACTATCAGCCTGCTTATTACTGGATTTTTCCCAAGGATGCTGGACATGCCAATGTCGGCGCAGTCTGCACGGTGCAGGGCGCCTTGAGTCAAAACAGGCTGGATTTGAAAAAGCTGCTGGCGGATGCAATGCGTGCGGAAGGGCTCATGGATGCGGTCGTCCTGGAAAAAGGCGGCGGCATCGGCTCAAGCCGGATGCTGCCGAATCTCGTTTGCGATAATATTATGCTGATCGGCGATGCCGCGGGTCTGACCTCGGCCCTGCACGGCGGCGGAATCGACATGGCCTGCTTAAGCGGTGTTCTGGCTGTCGCGGCCGTAAGTGAGGGACGGAAAGGCGTGGACGGTTATACAGGAAAACTCAAGGATTATCTCAGCGAGAGAAACGCTCTGGAAGCAGTAACCATCCGTAAAATGCGGCGGCTTTCTTTTGAAAAATTCGACAGGCTTCTTCGCGGCATCACGGCCAAAAGCAAAAGCATCCGTCTGATGACCGGGCTTAGTCATCCGGACATGCTTTACACAACGCTCAAATGGTTTGGCACAAAAAAAGAAATACCCGGCTGGCCGGTTTAA